Below is a window of Chanodichthys erythropterus isolate Z2021 chromosome 19, ASM2448905v1, whole genome shotgun sequence DNA.
gaattctttgatgaatataaagacagcttttatttcaaatacaaatattttgtaacattacgaATTTCTTTACTGATGCTGATTCTCaatttaatgtctttactgtataaaagtattaatttcttttaagaaaaatttttactgaccacaaactttcaAACTGTATGTTCCTGCTGATATTGTGATTGATTTAACAGTGCATGTTattccaaagaagaaaaaaaaaaagtgtttgcaaactttcatcaaaatataaattattgctTTGCCTTTAAACGACTTTCAAATTTTGCTGACATCACCAATCTGTCCAATTTTTCATGTCATGCAGAGACCACTTttaacaatccaatcaattcccagtggctaaaatcaagtcccaccttACATTTTTTATCTCACTGAATATCCAAGTAAACCAGGTTGGAAAAATAACTGCATCTCGATTATAAGATTTCACAAGTTTCTGATGCTCTGGTTTTGTTTGAaacattatgtttttatgtgtgtacaCCGACTCCTAAGAATCAGTCAATatgacttcttttaaaaagtgctacAGTGTTTACCTAGAAATGTTTAGACCTGCTTACCTATTACTTCCTGTATGAATGTAGCATTCCTCCGTAGCTCTGTGAGGAAATGAGGTGGTCCATGGCCACATAAATGCAGGAGAATCTTCAGGACCTTCGACAGGGTTAAAAGCACAATAAACACCACAGCACAGCTAAAATCAAGatttcaaaaacacttaaaggtgcagtatgtaagattttctgtccgctagaggtcactagaggcctactcaaaacaaaggtgtagcttgatgacgccaagtttgagcgcagaatcttgggacatgtggtctccacatCAGCGGACGGTGCAAAataattgggataggactcaggaagaaatcatgttcatggatgcgattattaatgttactgtagtatgaagcagagcaggaccgagtgttgttggagctgaacgaggccgctggagcgattgcgcaacacacgtctatataacgttactctgtgcattcgctcgatacttgtttgagacacactgcagtaagatagatcgattttagaatatcatattaaatgctggatggcttgtgttgataaatggcatgcaattcattttaaaacatattgtatgatggagaaaattctgtattactgttactaaaaataaagctgcatctgattatgctatgttagctacttgacaaaatagtgtttttctctgaggcatggtaaagcatggtactcgcaaaaaaaaaaaaaaagattagatttaaacaataagactaaatgtgttgagctatattacaataattagttttctgtctataaatatatcaaaacagttgttcccttgtctattaaaacatgtaaatattaaagcgtctttggtgtttccatggtttctacaaaataaaaccagaaaccgaaggtaacgcgggtatgacgcaaatGACAGGCGACTcttcacacgtcccggagccttggttaaaattgcaattttctcacgatttacaaatagttgcaaacatttgggatattgtaagtactcaagtgaacaaaatatataacactggcctagtggtttttggatattttactgcaaaattattacatattgcacctttaaattgagCTTACCCTTTGCAGGGTTTGAACCTACAACCTTCTGGTTACCAACCCAAAGAAGACTGAGCCATACCACCCTATCTCACCTTAAGTTTGACGTGGCAGGACTCCACCTGTAGTCTCTCCAAGAGGTACTCGAGAAGACACTGGCAGCAGCCCACTGACTCATGGGAAATTTCTTAGATATCATGACTGTCAAGGTCCACAGCATTCATTTTCTCCTATACTTCTACTCTCTTCTGTAATGCCACAAAAAGGATACTTCCAATTTCTTCAAAAAGATAGCCGGGACAAGGCGATTCGTCATCTGATGTTGCTCTCATAAGCGTTGGCACCTGTGACACAAAAAAGAGCTGAGCAGAAGTACTGTAGCATTACCATGTACCATGGCTGGCTACTATATACTATGAATGTAACATGGTATTTATACTATAAAGCACTCTGTGGTCAAAACAGCATGTTAGGACCACGGTACATCATGTCCAAAACACCATGGAAGCACCATGATATTATGGTCATGTATTTTTAAGTGTCTGTAAACAGAAATATCAATTATATGCTGAGATAAACAGACTATTTAATAACTGCTAACGTCAGATATCCAGTGAACAACGTTGGAAAATAGATTTGGCGTAAAAATAGATAGCTGAAATGACATTACATCCCTGTTGTCACGGATACGTACTTTCTGTAGGAAAACCAACCGTTCCAGTAATGTAGCCATGATGGAGAAATCTGTGTTTTTTCGCCTGTCTATGTACCATTGCTCACAGGGCGGGTGACCGTGCAGGTCCTGCCTGCCCGAGAATATCTTCTTCACAATCCACACAGACCTCTGTTTAGCTCACCCACTCTGATTCGACGCGGATCTTTTCAGTGAACCGGTTCAGATATATTTGTTCACGAATGACTCCTTTGAGAGTCATCTGTTCAAAGGAATCGATTCGCGGAAATGAATTCAAGGTGGTTGTAGCCAATAGAACGCGGTCCTAAAGAACACGTGACTGGATACGGAAGTTTTTCCGGAGTGTATTTCTTGACCATCCTGAAAATGTCTTTGAAATCAACTCGTGTTACTAATGGCTCTTCACCATACGTAGGAATCTACAACAgaaaaatcaaccaatcagaaagCAGTGCAGATGTTTCTCGGTCCAGGTTAACGCTTTGATTGGTCGTCAATGGAAGGTTTACACACGTTATCTCAGAGGTCACCAACATGGCGCTGTCCATCCTAAACATACACACTACATAAATCTCTGAGTGCATGACTTTTGTGTATAACTGTGATGGGTTATAGTGATTTTAAATGAACGTCGACCcaccaaattattattttgctgCTAGATTATTGTAGGATATTTTCTATTTCTTGAACTATGTCTGGTTCAAATGCTTGGACTCGCAGCAGAGCGAAAATGAGACTCTTCCCAGAGCTGATGGCTCAGTGCTCAGGAGAGGTATTGCTTCAGTATTGtcatatgtgtttgtgtgtgtatagatagatagatagatgcatatattatattattagatGCATTTATTCTTTGTAAAACTGTCTGTTTTTCTATTATTACATTACTAGGCAGCTGCTTATGGGAAATGTGTGGCCGCCACAACCACTGGAAAACAGGAGCTGACCAAAAACATGTGTGTCAAAGAATTTGAAGCACTGAGAAGCTGCTTTCAATCTGCTGTGAGTGTTTTATTGTCATTATGCTGCATGTAGACTAGTATCCCTTTCACACAAACCTACATTAGAGGCATGGTTAATCAGAAAACaatgtttaaaggattagttcacccaaaaatgaaaataatgtcattaattactcatggcTATGCCGATTAAGACCTTccttcatctttggaacacaaattaggatatttttgttgaaatccgatggctcagtgaggccagcaatgacactttctctctcaagatccattaatgtactaaacaataaacatatttaaatcagttcatgtgagtacagtggtttaatattaatattataaagcgacgagaatatttttggtgtgccaaaaaaacataataaggacttatatagtgatggccgatttcaaaacactgcttcaggaagattcggagcattatgaatccttgtgtcgaatcagcggttcagagcgccaaagtcacgtgatttcagcagtttgacacgcgatccgaatcatgattcgatacgctgattcatttgtgctccgatgcttcctgaagcaatgttttgaaatcggccatcactaaataagtcattattttgtttttttggcgctccaaaaatattcttgtcgcttcataatattaatattgaaccactgtactcacatgaaccgatttaaatatgtttttagtacattaatggatcttgagaggaaatgtcattgctggctatgcaggcctcactgagccatcggatttcaacaaaaatatcttaatttgtgtttcaaagatgaacgaaggtcttacgggtgtggaactgcgtgagggtgagtaataaattacattattttaatttttggttgaactaaccctttaagattataaagtaatatataaattgtataaacaatatatattgttGGCCTTTCCTAAGgaattgttttatatttgcagGCAAAAAAGGGAGTAAAGTGAACAACATCATGACAGCGCTGGAGATCATTTTAAATAGCCAGTAAAACATTTCTGATGATCTTTTGTCTTCTTTCATAGTTGCTTTTGTCATTTCTCAttgtaaatacatatatatattaatgtgtTTCAAATGGATAATTGTATTGTGcataaaactgcaatttttttaaataaaaacatatcgTTACAATGTAATATATAGAGGCGGTTTGGACTGAATTATATCACCATCTGCATCATTACTTTGCTGTTTTCACATATCAATATATCAGAATTGGGATAAAAGAGACAGACTAATGATAACCAGACGTTCTGTGTTGTTTGGAGTGTGTAATTGATGAGGGAGTGTCAGAATGAGAAATGAGATATGAGGTGTTACGTGATGGGTGGTCATTATCACGCCCTTGACTGCCGATTACAGATCAGCACTCGAGTCGGGCTCCAAATTTGGACTCGCTCCTGAAATCTAGGATGGCGGTTTTAAGGGTTTTGTTTCCAATCAAACAAAAGCAGGCTGAAACATGAAAGGCCAGCTGATTAATGTGTATCCGTGGGGTGTATGTCACTGGCACCACAAAAGATTATGGGCTCTTAGTCGTCTCGTATGGAATGTAAAGCTGTGCCACTGTTAAATACACCCTTCCTGCACAACCTGCACCCTCATTAGCCACATGTTAATTGATAGAAGGGCCATAAAGGCAGCCACTAATGACTGGGGATCAACAAATGAAGAATGGCTCtggtataaaaaaatatgtttctaGCAAAGCAATGACCTGTATATCTATAAGAAAACACATGCTACAGGTTACACTTTAGCTTAGTCACAATCAATGTTTGTGGCCTTCCTTCATATGGGCTTCATTTGCACATTTTCGGTGCACTACAAGGTGTTAATTGAAAGAGAATGGTCATGTGGAAATGGTTGTGTTTGGTCCAAATTGGCTATAAAATCTAATGGTTTAGGCTGGGGAACTTGTCTTGACATTAAAAAGGGTTATGCAGACGATCAGTTCTGTGCATATACTGAGCATTAAGGCCCAGGTATACTTCATTTTCCACGTTCCGCTCAGTTTCACGAATAGTCGAGCATGAGAGCCTTTCAAATTATAAACCTTTGGCCATGCGCACTACCTAGTGGGCTTTGTTTTCATGGTGTTACATACGCTGTTGTACATAATTCTgagagcatgtgaaggcagcattaatgTAGCACATACTTGTCCTTTACCATGCCAATGCTTGACATGGCATATCAACCAGGGACAGTAACAAGTTTTAAACATTTCTAATTCTTGTATAGTCATCAAACATGCTATTTTTACAACCTCATATTAATTGATAAACAGGATATTTGTGCTTTCAACAATTACTTTGTAAACATATATACACATCACTATAAAATTTAACCTAAAATGCTAAACGTGAGGGGAAAAGATAATGGACATAAtttgtaaactttttttaaaggatAAACAGGAGAAATATAAACACAAAGAACATTCTGCACAAAAATGCTGTTACACAagtcattttattaatttaacccAATTAAAGAACAAAATAAATGGTTTAGGCCACACAGTTATCAACTTCTAACATGTATCAAGCTTTTTTTTAGAGGTCTCCACATCATCTGGTAACTTTTAAACACCTGTACATGGATAAGTAAGCAATGTTACTGAGAAGGCAGCATTTCATCAATCTCTTATGACTTTAaaccatctctctctctcatatatatatatatatatttgttcttttgaaatataaaatgtaagatCCCCAGTAGCAAGATCAGGAAATTTATCAAAAGAATAGTCAATTACCATGACTAGTTTAACCAGAAACGTATATAAAAATGCATTGGGGGGACGCAATCCACACACAGTGTGGGTGTAACAGGCTTCACATATACATCACTGCAGAACATAAACCCATGAGGCACTGAGCAGAATCACATCTTCATAGGCAAAACATATGCAATATAGAACAACAAAGCAATGCAACCCTGAAAAGAAATCCAATGCACAGTGAAAACAAATAATTGACTGTGGGAAATGGTCATGTTATGTTCAACACTTAATTTAGGAATCTATATATGGTCCAATTTCAGACCAACCTCAAAAGATGAGAGTTGAGTACTTTCATAAAGTGATAAACAGAGTCACAAACAAGCTAAACATACTGAAACAAactagaaaagaaaaacaatatgcaCAATAATTATACTCAGCTACAGATCAGACATTTTGCATCAGTCGGAACATCAAAGATTCTCATACTTCATTCACTTACAGCTGGTTTGACTAACTATTAGTTAACTATAAAGTCAACTTTTAAATATACTAACTATTAATTATCATAAGTTAACTCTTTGGAAGGAAAATCTGATACTGCAGACCCACACTGAAAGACACTCCTTTAAAAAGGCATACATTtgattgcatttaaaaaaagaaagaaattaagggaaaaaaagaagCTTTCATAAAGGACTTTGGATGAATATGAAAGACAATTCTCAaaattttcaggatttttctgaaAACCATTAAGGAAGTCTCTGCCTGGACTCCCAAGAGTACAAGGTACAAAGATGTCAGTGACCGTAGTCTCAGATAAGAACCTTATTTTTACCAATCAGACTGACCACTGAACATGTTGGCAAAGGTAACATTTAACACTCCATGTTCATTATACAGAATAGCAGAATGAAAACCCTAAGGCACAGTAAATGGTCCAATAGTTcccagagagagaaaaaaaaaaaaaaaaggtcctaggaagataaattattttttaaaaattcaccTCATATTAATTGTAAAGCCAACAGAAGTTTCTGGCTTCTATTTCCATTCACAGAAGGTAAAACTTCATGCAATaactacattacattttacgACTTGGCATATAATTTACCATAGCAGCCACAAGGGGGTACACTTGTGCCGTTTTCCTATGCGATGGTCCAAAACACAGTATTCTGAAAAGCCCCGCGTGCCCATCAAGGCCCATTTTTAATGTGATGCCCGCTCAGTTTATTACACCAGACATTCTGTTTATTGCACCAGATTCAGCAAAATCTCACACAAAACAATAATGGAAGCTCATAAGAAACTGTGGATTCAGTGCTCCCGGTGGACAACTAAAGGATCAAATCAAAGTGCCCACTGTCATCATGAACCCAAAAGGAATGTTGTGTCTACTTTTAAAATGAGGAAAGAGATTCTTCTCACAGCCAGATCACTTCGTACGTTTTTAAAGCGTGCATTTCCGCACGTCCATTTGAGAGGACCATGTGGTTCCAGAGGTTGTTATTCCAGAGCAACCTACTGTAACTCTTCATTCTCCTGCCTCTGAAAAATCTGTTTAAGCTGGCGTGTGTGAACCAGAGACCCTGCCAGCAGCTGTCCCTTTAGGTCAGCGTTTAAGTCTAAACCTCCTACGTCCTGCAGAAGATCCAGGTCAGCACCTCCTCCACCCTCAGAGTCCACAGATCTGCGCCTCCTCTTAAGGTCCACCCCTCCATCCTCTCTGCTCCTCTTTTCCTCTTTCTTCTCCTCTTCTAGTGGGACTATGTTCTCCTTCAAGTCCCTGCCTCCTTTTTGCTTAGGCATTAGATGGAGTTCTGCTCGATCCTCATTCGTGTCAATGACCTGCTGTAGTTGGTCTAGCCGTTCCTTCTGCTCAAGTATTCTTTTCTCCTTCTCAGCACGTTCCATGATCTCTTTATCCGTCTTCTCTCGTTCCTGTTTTAAACTCTCATCGTTAAGAATTCCCTTTTCCCGCCGCGCATCAATGGCCTGTTGCAGCTGGTCTAGCCGCTCCTTGTGCTCGAGCAATCTTTTCTCCTTCTCGGCACGCTCCACGATCTCTTTATCTATCTTCTCTTGTTCCCGTTTCAACCTCTCTGCTTCAAGCCTTTCCTTCTCTAGCTGTTCCTTTTGCTGCCGTACGCGTTCTAGCTCTTGCTCACGTGCCAGTTCCTCTCGTCTTTCCCGCTCCTTCCTCTCCTTCTCAACACGGGCCTGCACTTCCTTCTCAATCCTTTCCTTATCCAACTTTTCTTTCTCTATTCGCTCCTTCTCTGCCTCCAGTTGGGCCAATTTCTGTCTCAATATCTCCTCTTTCTCAGCTAGAGCGTTGGGATTGATTTTGGATGGTTCTGGCTCTTGTTGGTGCAGCGGAACACCTTGGGCGTCAACCTCTGCAGATATTGCTTCGCCATGCCTTGCTTGGTTTTTCAGCTCCAGCTTCTTTTTGAGAACTTCAGCACCTCCATCTTCCACTGATTCAAGGGCATTGTGGGGAAGACCGGCTGCAATGTGAGCCTCTTTTGCTGCTGACTCTTCAGGAACCACGACATCTGCAGCTACATGAACTGGCTCACCCTGGGGCTTTTGCAATTGGTCCGGAGTGACTTTAGACTTCACTGCCCCCTCTATCCCTTCCAGCTGCCTCTGCACAGCATTCTCCACCTCACCTGCACCCTCTCCTACAAAAGACATGATGTGTTTCATTACTGCACTGCATGCAAAATCACTTCAAAAGAGAGCACCAATACTGGGATGCGTTTCACATACAATGATGTAACCcgctgtttgtgaatgtttgTTGGAACTATGGTTTCGGAAAAAACTTGAACTATGCTGATAACAGCGGAACTTGCGAACATGGCTAATGACGCTTTCGGGAAACGCATCCCTGGTCAGGTTAATTgaatcattcttttttttttcttttcactaCATGACTAGGGCCACAATAATTTGTTTTCAAGTTGTCAAGATCTCAAATAAATGAGAAGATCGGTGCCTGTATTGGTACCACCATATGTATGTATCTGACTTTTAGAGACTCACCTGCTGCTGCCTTTGGTTCAGCTTCTGCTTCCTTTACTTGATGGACCTCCTCATGTTTTTCCTCCTGGTCCAAATGTCTTTTCTGCTGTTCTGCTACCTTTGGTTCTTCTTCTCCCTCCTTAATTTGGTGCATCTCTTTGTGTTGCTCCTCAATCACCGCTAGAAGTTTTTCCTGTTGGTCCAAAAGCCTTTTCTGCTGTTCTTGCTGCTCCTTAATTACCTGCAGCAGCACAGCATGGTCCAACTGACCCTCTGAGGATCAGTCAAGCAGAAAGGAAAAAGAGAACAAACAATCACCCAACATGCCTTGCAATatacaataaaacataaaaatgtgatTATTAAAATCCTTTCAAAACGGATTTAAAATCTGTTGAATATAATTAGTGCAATTGTCTATGGCTAAAATACTTGTCAGTCTGATTGTTTATCAaattaaaatagatttttagtttttttaaaggaaatgtTAGTGGTGACAAAACCTGCCACCTTGATGTGGTAGCTGGCCCGATAACTTGCACACTATTTGCTAAGCAATGTTCAGAACAAGGTGTTCTGAGCCTCTAAAGTATTGTTAAGTTTTTATAGGTGGTTTCTAGAGTGTTTCTATGCAGTTAGTAGTGCATtgttaggtggttgctaggcaatTGCTGTGTTGTTCTGTGTGATTTTTAGTGCTTTCACTGCTTGCCAGTTGCTAAATAGTTACTAGGGTGTATCTATGTAATTTGTATAGAACAAACTGTTTTTATCACATTGATCATAAAAAAGAGACAGACTAGTGATCCCAATTAAAAGGAGATACTATTACCACAGCTATAATactatatacatacatatacagtaAACTAGATGAATAGCGGTCAATGTATAAACACAGGTAACAGACTATTGGTTATTAACAGCTACGATTGAAGGGTCGAAATGTGAGAGTTAATAGCAAAGATGACAGACTGAGTGGAATAAAAACAGCAGATATAAGTCACATCATCTCGTACCTGCAACAATCTTTTTAATCACTGTAGGAGGCAGGAGTCCATGGCACAACAGAATGGTGGAGGAAGATAAGAAATCGagaaacaaaagagaaaaagacagCAGAAAGAGTGCAAAGTGCCTTAATAAAAAACAAGCCACGTGAAAGATTTGGTGCTTCTTTGGGGTATATCTGAGCATAGAGCATGTGACATTTCAGATGTTGGccacagaaaacagaaaaaataaaacggttagaaaagaaaaaaggcaaGATAGGTTTACATATCAATGAATACCTTCTAGTGTATGgattgaattaaattaattggCTTAAAATTATCTTGTATTGTGTCCTTAATATTATTACACATTAAATCACGGGTAAAGTTGCTGcgtttaattattcattatcattgttatatatatatatatatatatatatatatatatatatatatatatatatatatatatatatatatatatatatatatatatatatatatatatatatataaaactataaacaTATGATGAagggagaaagagaaaaaaaattccaCCAAGAAACAAAGTAGAAACAGTCTGACCAGGATTTATGAAGGATAACAGAACCAGGCAAAGACAAGAACTGTGAGCTCACACATCTGACTGAATAACACAACAGAAAACACTATTTTTCAAACCACCAGCCTATATACAACCTACATTTCAACCCACACTTCCTTTAGATTCTGGAAAATGTTCTGTGATGGATAAAGCACTTACCTTCCATCTTGTCCCCATCTCCATCCTTGTCTGCTCCTCCATCCTTTACATCTGGAACCTTCTCTTCCTTGTGCTCCTGCCCAAGAAGCTTCTCCTTTGCTGCAGGAAGCACAGTTAATGAATGAACAAATCATTACAGAGTGGAAAAGGTCATATGCCTGGACCTTATGATGTGCCATATAACCAGAATATTAAAAAAACCAAAAGGTCACAGACGCTGTTTACAAGCTACTTAGAGTTTATCAGTCATGTACGCTAAACAGAAACTAGAGTTTACTTTTATGAAGATCTGGGAGGTTGCCATGTTCAATCTAACATTGTGTTCACTCACGTTTCTCATCCTGGGGTTCAGGGGCTTTGTCCATCTCCTCTGGGATCTTCTCTTTGGCCGGTTCATTTTCATCACGCTTTTCTTTAACTTCAGGCAGGTTTTCTGGTTCTTTATGTACCACCAAGGGCTCAACTTTCTTCAGATCTTCTGGATTTTCTGCCTTGTCCAACACTTCATTAGCTGCATGCTGGTTCTGATTTACAGCCCTTTTCACCAtatcttctttttcttttgactCCTCTTTTATAGATTCCTCTCCTACCTCTTGTGCTTGCCCCGCCCCCTGCTCAGCAAGAAGCTCCTCCTCCTCTCTGGCAGGCAGTTTATGTTCTTCCTCCACAGCTACAGGTTGTTTCTTTTCATCCTCTAACTCCTCCTGGTTTTTGATCTCATCtatctgaactctgtcatgAGGGATGGGCGGCTCATGGCGGTGGGCTTCCCCTTCTGGAACTGCTACACCTGTAAAAGATAAGCCAGATCTCTGCAACTGCTCAGAGGTTTTCATATGTCACAAAGCCATCAAAATTACATGGCTAAATGAATGCATTACCAGCTTCAGGGCGATCCAGCTGAACCTCCTCCTCCTTATTCTTTCCCTCAGCCACTTCCACAGGTACTTTAATTTGAAGGGGCTCTGCTGCTTCCTTCCCTGCTAGCTTTTCAATCTCTATTGGGGGTCTATCTGGCTTTTCTCCTGGATCAGGATCCACTCCCTTCTCTTGCACTAGAAACAGACAAACTAGATGTgtcaaaaaatatttcaaatttctCTGCAAGGTAAAAGGCATGTCATATTTATCCCATAGCTATGGTTATCAACCTATGGCTCTCAGGCTTCACGTGGCTCTTTATTGATGCTctcaaagttttgttttttggttctTTAATTAGATGTAATTTGCAGTGTGACTCTTTGACGAAGACCCTATTTTAGGTACCAATCCaaataaagcaaaattatgTTAACACTGCATAGGCCTTCATTATGGCAAAAATCCCAAAAATTGATCCGGTGAGATTTGACTGGATTGTTAAAAAGTGGGCGTTCCATACCAGAACAGACCACCG
It encodes the following:
- the slc38a10 gene encoding putative sodium-coupled neutral amino acid transporter 10 isoform X3, with protein sequence MTASNWGLIMNVVNSIVGVSVLTMPFCFKQCGIVLGTLLLFFCSWMTHQSCMFLVHSASNTKRRTYAGLAFHAYGKPGKALVELSMIGLMLGTCIAFYVVIADLGSNFFAQLLGLQVTRSFRIVLLISVSLLVVLPLSLQRNMMSSIQSFSAMALIFYTLFMFTIVLSSLRYGIISGSWVEQVHLWRFKGVIQCLPIIATTFCCHPQVLPTYDSLDEPSVKRMSTIFTSSLNVVTTFYITVGFFGYVSFTDNIAGNVLMNFPSNLVTEMIRVGFMMSVAVGFPMMILPCRQAINTMLFEQQQKDGTFAAGGYMPPLRFKSITLCIVFGTMLGGILIPNVETILGLTGATMGSLICFICPALIYKKIMKNAWTAQLVLWVGLGILLISTFTTLSISSNEPQKLNPPLDVAAKTEDKLSILIPHEMPKDLVQEKGVDPDPGEKPDRPPIEIEKLAGKEAAEPLQIKVPVEVAEGKNKEEEVQLDRPEAGVAVPEGEAHRHEPPIPHDRVQIDEIKNQEELEDEKKQPVAVEEEHKLPAREEEELLAEQGAGQAQEVGEESIKEESKEKEDMVKRAVNQNQHAANEVLDKAENPEDLKKVEPLVVHKEPENLPEVKEKRDENEPAKEKIPEEMDKAPEPQDEKPKEKLLGQEHKEEKVPDVKDGGADKDGDGDKMEEGQLDHAVLLQVIKEQQEQQKRLLDQQEKLLAVIEEQHKEMHQIKEGEEEPKVAEQQKRHLDQEEKHEEVHQVKEAEAEPKAAAGEGAGEVENAVQRQLEGIEGAVKSKVTPDQLQKPQGEPVHVAADVVVPEESAAKEAHIAAGLPHNALESVEDGGAEVLKKKLELKNQARHGEAISAEVDAQGVPLHQQEPEPSKINPNALAEKEEILRQKLAQLEAEKERIEKEKLDKERIEKEVQARVEKERKERERREELAREQELERVRQQKEQLEKERLEAERLKREQEKIDKEIVERAEKEKRLLEHKERLDQLQQAIDARREKGILNDESLKQEREKTDKEIMERAEKEKRILEQKERLDQLQQVIDTNEDRAELHLMPKQKGGRDLKENIVPLEEEKKEEKRSREDGGVDLKRRRRSVDSEGGGGADLDLLQDVGGLDLNADLKGQLLAGSLVHTRQLKQIFQRQENEELQ
- the slc38a10 gene encoding putative sodium-coupled neutral amino acid transporter 10 isoform X2; amino-acid sequence: MTASNWGLIMNVVNSIVGVSVLTMPFCFKQCGIVLGTLLLFFCSWMTHQSCMFLVHSASNTKRRTYAGLAFHAYGKPGKALVELSMIGLMLGTCIAFYVVIADLGSNFFAQLLGLQVTRSFRIVLLISVSLLVVLPLSLQRNMMSSIQSFSAMALIFYTLFMFTMVLSSFKHGLITGQWLNKVIYVRWDGVFRCIPICGMAFACQSQVLPTYDSLDEPSVKRMSTIFTSSLNVVTTFYITVGFFGYVSFTDNIAGNVLMNFPSNLVTEMIRVGFMMSVAVGFPMMILPCRQAINTMLFEQQQKDGTFAAGGYMPPLRFKSITLCIVFGTMLGGILIPNVETILGLTGATMGSLICFICPALIYKKIMKNAWTAQLVLWVGLGILLISTFTTLSISSNEPQKLNPPLDVAAKTEDKLSILIPHEMPKDLVQEKGVDPDPGEKPDRPPIEIEKLAGKEAAEPLQIKVPVEVAEGKNKEEEVQLDRPEAGVAVPEGEAHRHEPPIPHDRVQIDEIKNQEELEDEKKQPVAVEEEHKLPAREEEELLAEQGAGQAQEVGEESIKEESKEKEDMVKRAVNQNQHAANEVLDKAENPEDLKKVEPLVVHKEPENLPEVKEKRDENEPAKEKIPEEMDKAPEPQDEKPKEKLLGQEHKEEKVPDVKDGGADKDGDGDKMEVIKKIVAEGQLDHAVLLQVIKEQQEQQKRLLDQQEKLLAVIEEQHKEMHQIKEGEEEPKVAEQQKRHLDQEEKHEEVHQVKEAEAEPKAAAGEGAGEVENAVQRQLEGIEGAVKSKVTPDQLQKPQGEPVHVAADVVVPEESAAKEAHIAAGLPHNALESVEDGGAEVLKKKLELKNQARHGEAISAEVDAQGVPLHQQEPEPSKINPNALAEKEEILRQKLAQLEAEKERIEKEKLDKERIEKEVQARVEKERKERERREELAREQELERVRQQKEQLEKERLEAERLKREQEKIDKEIVERAEKEKRLLEHKERLDQLQQAIDARREKGILNDESLKQEREKTDKEIMERAEKEKRILEQKERLDQLQQVIDTNEDRAELHLMPKQKGGRDLKENIVPLEEEKKEEKRSREDGGVDLKRRRRSVDSEGGGGADLDLLQDVGGLDLNADLKGQLLAGSLVHTRQLKQIFQRQENEELQ